The following is a genomic window from Adhaeribacter radiodurans.
CTTTCCTAAAGTAGTAGCTTTTGCCGACACCAGTGAGCTGAACCCATCCGCTGATTTTACAACCTACGCTACTTTCGCCACTCCCATAAAAAAGTATAATGCCGAAAAATATGCGTACCCGATTACCGAAAATATTTTGCATCTGGTACCTGATCAGAAAGAAATGAAATTTGATCTGGAAAATTGGTATTGTGATGTAAGTACCCCAAAAAATCGGACAGTTTGAAAGGAGACAGAAAATGGATACTTTAAAACTGAAAAGATGAAAAAGACAAGGATTACCGAGAGTCAGATTATCAAAGCACTGCAGGAAAATGAGTCGGGTCGGAAGACAGAAGACATTTGCCGGGAATTAGAAGTTAGCCGGTCTACCTTTTACCGGTGGAAGAGCCAATACGGCGGCATGGAAGCTTCGGATGTAAAGCGGCTCAAAGAGTTAGAAGAGGAGAATGCCCGATTAAAGAAAATGTATGCTGATTTAAGCTTGGATCACTCTATCCTGAAGGAGGTCATCACAAAAAAAGGTTGGGGCTCTGGCAGCAAAAGCAGTTGACTGCAGAAATCATCTCGGACTACGACTTACCCGTTGTCAGGGCCTGCCACTTAACTGGTCTGACCCGTTCTCAATTTTATTACAAGAGCTGTAAAGATGATTCCGAAGTGATTACCGCCTTGCAGGAGTTAGCTGCTGCTCATCCAGCTTATGGTTTTCGGAAGCTGTTAGCTTATCTGAAAAGAGCCGGTCAGCCGTGGAATCACAAACGGGTATACCGGATCTATAAACTGTTAAAGTTCAACAAAAAGAGAAAAGGAAAACGTAGGCTACCAACCCGAGTAAAGCAACCATTGCTGCAGCCGGTAGAGATTAACAGTAGCTGGAGCATGGATTTTATGAGTGATAGCTTAGCATCAGGTAATAAGTTTCGGACCTTGAATGTGCTAGATGATTGTAACCGGGAAGCACTGGTCATTGAGATAGCAACTTCAATTGCCGCCAAAAGAGTGATTCGCACTCTGGAGCAGCTGATTGACTGGCGCGGTAAGCCAACGGCCATCCGGGTAGATAATGGCCCGGAGTTTACTAGTGTTGATTTTACGAACTGGTGTAAAGAAAAAGAAATTAACATCCATTATATTCAGCCGGGTAA
Proteins encoded in this region:
- a CDS encoding IS3 family transposase (programmed frameshift); protein product: MKKTRITESQIIKALQENESGRKTEDICRELEVSRSTFYRWKSQYGGMEASDVKRLKELEEENARLKKMYADLSLDHSILKEVITKKGLGLWQQKQLTAEIISDYDLPVVRACHLTGLTRSQFYYKSCKDDSEVITALQELAAAHPAYGFRKLLAYLKRAGQPWNHKRVYRIYKLLKFNKKRKGKRRLPTRVKQPLLQPVEINSSWSMDFMSDSLASGNKFRTLNVLDDCNREALVIEIATSIAAKRVIRTLEQLIDWRGKPTAIRVDNGPEFTSVDFTNWCKEKEINIHYIQPGKPMQNGFIERFNGSYRREILDAYLFFELAEVRQLTENWLEEYNTRRPHEALGNLTPREWLLKKEVEIWKTYP